A stretch of the Clostridium fungisolvens genome encodes the following:
- a CDS encoding O-methyltransferase, with protein sequence MSGITHDYMEEYLRGLIGDSEGELYELEKYAEENSVPIVQKEAGKFLEFMVSMKKPKKILELGTAIGYSAILMSKAANGNASITSIERDENMVSIAESNISKYNFSDKIKVVKGDCLEILEGLDDKFDLIFMDAGKGHYNHFLPHCLRLLAEDGIIISDNVLFRGMVASNDLVIRRKITIVKRMRKYLEEISKDKNLITTIIPMGDGIAVTKRR encoded by the coding sequence ATGAGTGGAATTACACATGACTACATGGAGGAATATCTTAGAGGTCTAATTGGAGACAGCGAAGGTGAACTATATGAGTTAGAAAAGTATGCAGAAGAAAATTCAGTCCCAATAGTACAAAAAGAAGCAGGTAAGTTTTTAGAGTTTATGGTTTCTATGAAAAAACCTAAAAAAATATTAGAACTAGGAACTGCTATTGGGTACTCTGCCATCCTTATGAGTAAAGCTGCTAATGGAAATGCAAGTATAACATCAATAGAACGTGATGAAAATATGGTATCTATTGCAGAGAGTAATATTTCAAAGTATAATTTTAGTGATAAAATTAAAGTTGTTAAAGGTGATTGTCTAGAAATATTAGAAGGTTTAGATGATAAGTTTGATCTGATTTTTATGGATGCTGGTAAAGGGCACTATAATCATTTTTTACCTCATTGTCTAAGACTGTTAGCTGAAGATGGAATCATAATATCAGACAATGTTCTTTTTAGAGGAATGGTTGCTTCTAATGACTTGGTTATAAGAAGAAAAATAACGATAGTTAAAAGAATGAGAAAATATCTTGAAGAGATATCCAAAGAT